CAATGGAGGCTGTCGGCTCCGAcatcaatggggtggtgaatccactctggctttcagtcaaaactttaaaggagctatctaccGTGGATAGCAACTTaggagttctgattgaaacccggagcggattcactgccccactgatgttggagccaGCACCGAGAAACTCAGTAATTTATACCCAGTTCTTCTACAGCTATATTCCATTCTTCTGCGGTTCTTCTACTCAGGATAGTATTACAAGAAAATGACATCAAATATATTAAAGACTGTCGCTTTATCTACACTGCCTGTTAAACACTGTCCCCTTAAGTACCGCCCAGCCTCTGTTTCTCTGGTCCCTCTCTTCGCTTGGGGACAACACTCTTTGAGaccaaggaccaaattcaattttggagaacctcCTGGGGGGCCGCATTCAGTGGTGGGACGAAAAATAGCAGTGTAttacagcttaaagctcttactaccggtaactaagccttaggagaggcatttcaacatttcagaacggagaaaaaaacatgcaaaactcaggaaaccaggttggagaaggaccGTATCTCAAACCCTGCAAGGGTAGATGAGGCTCAGAAAAAGCAGCTTGTCCACAGCCACCAGTGGACACCATAAATGTGCAAGGATTTGAATTTTGCTGTTCCCATCTCATTATACTACCCATTATCTGGTGCCATTGTGTGCAGGctatcccatatatatataatatatgcaAGCATCTTTCTCCCTCTGGTGACATCACATGATGTTGCACTCATGGATACTTTTATGTGTGATGACTATGAGCCTGCAACATTTTTTTGCTGGATTTACCTGGGCTGTAGTTCTTTGTCTACAACATAATGCCAAAGGAAGGATATAGTTGTTCCTTCCCATGGATTTTTGTTTACTTCTAATGAATTCTTTCAAGggtttgtggctctccagaggaAACAGAAGAATCAGTATTTCCCCTGCCCATAGATAGTTTTCTTTCCCATTACTGTTATCCAAAGCATTCTAAGACATGCCTTTTACCTAGTTACAATATGGTTAGTCTGTATGTAGAATAGATTTATTTGAATATGCACAAAGataggtctctgccccaaggaccTTACACTAAAATTTGATCAGCGTAAAAGGGAGAGATAAGGGTAACAAAAGGAGGAATGTGGGTGAATGCTGGAACACTttcgtaggaagctgccttatattgagttagaCTAGGGGTCCacctagcctagggtgaccatatggaaaggagaacaggactcctgaatctttaacagttgtatagtaaaggAAATTTCAATAGATGCCATTTGtctgcatgctgcacctggtgaaattccctcttcatcacaaccattaaagctccaggagccctgccctctttagctagagtgaccagatacaaaagagaacagggctcctgcagctttaactgttgagatgaagagggaatttcaccaggtcctgcatgcatgcaaatgacacctgctgaaattcccttttctatgcaacagatATGCACAAGCTTGGGAAATATGCGAGCTTTGCCCACGAAATGTCTTTGTGTTTTCAGGTACAAGCTGGGCTAGTTCTGGTCTTAAAATTCTCCTACTTTCCCATTTCTCTATGGCCATGTTCCAAAGCAGAGAAATTGCACCATCTAGTGGTAGGAGGTGGGGATTTTACTTGCAGCCCGGTGAGAACTCGTGGTCAAAGGTGAATTCAACTAACCCAACATTGCCACCACCTAATCATTCTGTTGGAGAAGGTTTGGAATAATAGGGTACAGCTACGTTAGGCAGAGAGACTCATTATATCTCTGTCCCCCAATCCCAGATGAACATGAGCTACATGAGataagttttttttgttttgctgaatGGTGGAATATGGTTCATAACATCTAAGCcttaatattttgttgttgttttcctaggCAGGCAGTGATGGAGCAAAAATTGGGAACTGCCCTTTCTCCCAGCGGCTCTTCATGGTCCTTTGGCTCAAGGGAGTCACCTTCAATGTCACCACGGTGGACACCAAAAGGTGAGTCAAGTAACCACCCATCCTGCCTTTGATGGTCTCTCATGCATCTGTGTCCTACCAACAGGGACAGATGAGAATTTTGCTTGGTTTGCAGTTCGATctgaacttacctaatttgcaCTCTCTAGACTTCTACGTGAACCCAAAACGCCCTTGCACACTGAAACTTTCCATGCATTGCATGCAAATGCATCAGTTAAAGAATggccacaaaaatgcatattgtaagacaaagtgtgcacaaaatgcacatattagggggACGTATGCACAGAATCAGTATACATtatggaggggtggggaatgcgtacattttaaaaagtatgcccCAAAatgtgtattaggagaaatgttcgtgaaaaaaatgtatgcatttttgtgtggacGTTTCAAGACAAAAATTTCAAATTGTAGCAGAAATGGGGTGGAAAAAAATGTAACAGGAAATTCAGTGAGCTGAGGAAAAGTGAACTTGGCATAGCACTCAATGTTaggcctacttagagtagactcattgaaaggaatgggattttggttagtcatgactaatttaactctcatttatttcaatggaactactctaagtaggattattATTGAAGACAATACAGAATCACTCATTCCAACCTGCTAATTCTgtcaatttaattttatttcactCCAGTGACCCTCCTGTAATTACAAACaccttgtttctccccccccccccttgtaggAGGACCGAGACAGTGCAGAAACTCTGCCCGGGAGGTCAGCTACCGTTCCTGATGTACGGGACCGAGGTCCATACGGACACCAATAAGATCGAAGAATTTCTGGAAGAAGTTCTGAGCCCTCCCAAGTAAGAGCGAAATGAGGCTATGGGGCTGATTGGGAAAGGGGATTCCTGACTATAGAAGTGTATGTGGGGGGATCCACCCCCAAGGAAGCCTACTTTATGGTTGTCTCtggggtgaaccgcccagagagcttcggctgtggggcggtatataaatgtaataaataaataaaataatgtttcatAGGTACCCCAAGTTGGCTGCTCGCAACCCTGAGTCCAACACAGCCGGTCTTGATGTATTTGCCAAGTTCTCTGCCTACATCAAGAACTCAATCCCAGCATCCAATACCCGTGAGTACCTTGCCCCCCAAATCTTTAGTGACTTTCTCCTGTGAATGTTTTGGTTCTCGTTTTTCACTTTATCTTTGTCGTTGTATTGGCCACCCACTTTCTCTGACTCCTGGGAGCTTGACTTCCTCATTTTTGCTTTGGCATTGGCTTCTTTCCTTCATATGCTTCAGTAGATGCTTGCTTTTCATTAGCTGATCATATCTCTTGCTTTCGCCTCACCCTGCCCTGCTCTTTCTGCTTCAAAATTAATCTTGGTTCCCATGAATTGTTACCCTGTATACCAGGGCTGCACAACCCATGACCCCTCCAAGGCCTTTGGTGCTGTCCCCCATGGGTGCCCTGACCTCCCCACTGCTTCcattgaattcccccccccaaaaaaagatagcaaagaaataaatggggaaatggAGATCTCAGTGTAGACGGCTGGGGGAAAGGAgagattttctccctctctcccaaatTCCTAAACCTCAGTAGAcaaggaggggaggtttaaacctccccatccGTTCACACTGAGATgtatgagggtggtggtgggggaagagtgTTCATTGGCCATGAAAGGCTGAGTATCTcttggggagggaaaagggaataaAAGGGTGTGGGAATGGAATAGAGTCTCCTGGGATAGGGTATGTCTGTCTGAAACCCAAGCAGGAATACTctgtactgcaacattttgttgtagttcTCACTTCTAGTTTTGGTGCCCCTTTCATTCTTCTTGGTACTTGCCTTAAACCTTATTCCTTCTTTTTTTGGTTCCCTTCTGTCTTCTCCACCTTGACCCCTGGGGTCTGATGCCAATTATTTCCCCTTCATCCCCACCGGCTTatgtttttcctttcccttcattCTCGCTTGAGTCCTTCCCATCATTTAGCTATTTTTAATTTCCTAAAATTTGACCCCATTTCCAAAATTCTTGTTGACTGACTTTCCCCCCTGCCTTCTcactggtggtgatggtggtcgtcttcttcctcctcttccctttctgaATCTCATTGGCCCTTCAATTGGTGCCCTGTCTTTCATCTCTATCTCTTTTCCTCTCACCTTAAATCCTATTGGGCCCCTTTCCAACGTAGTAGTTACCACTTGGACCTTTCCAGACGTGTTGTGTTGGACTTTGGATTTTCATTGGTTCCACatattcctccccccctccccccgcttcaTTTCCTAGATTTCGAGACAGGCTTGCTGAAAGCACTGAAGGTGCTGGACATTTATTTGATAACGCCGCTTCCAGAGGAGGTGGATGAGAACAGTGCCGAGGATGAGGGCCAGTCCAACCGCAAATTCCTCGATGGGGATGAACTCACGTTGGCGGACTGCAACCTGCTGCCCAAGCTTCACATTGTCAAGGTGAAAACCTCTCCTCCTTCAGGGGCGGCCTGCCTCCGAATGATCAGCTGCTGGggagcaagcagcagtgggatggagctgttgcattcatgccctgcCTGAGGGATTCCCAAGGGCTCGATTCAGTTTCAGTGAAGCCCTTGGTGGGCTTCGCTCGgtagagactggtggctctgatgtcagaggaGCGGTGAATCCTCCCCAGGTttcagtctaaaggagctatccattgTTTCTAAAGGAGGTGTCCATGCAGTTTGGTTTATTTTTTTCAAGCAAGctaccttgagaatccatgggcTGAGTTAGggcaacatgatagtcaacggcAGGGTAATAATCagctcaacagttgtttatctagggggtactccccacactacataataatcaaccgtggtgtggattaggatcagcgttgagttgactatcagTTCAGGCTGAGTTGAccctccccccccaatcctcctgctagtatcccatcagcccttgctgccgaaaatctaccCTGGTGACTGGACTTGAGGGGTtgccactgctttgaccactcttgctttgCGACTCTGTGGCCGATGGAAATTACCAACGGTGGCTGGTGAAATAACCAGTGGTGAAATAATATCATGTGGTGTGGTTcagatagccaactctgcacagcgttggttctttgtgtgggttatttcggccaaataatcAACCCTTGGTTAAAAATCACTGccgcacaacacaataacccatggtgggttgaataaccaactgtcagttatttaaaccactgttagtTATCATGTTGAATGAACCcagtcatggtttgttgttgggttgttcagggtggctaacaagccaccctgcagagagTGTCCGgggttcagaccacatgctaacccacggttcaacaaagaacccatggttcaacaataacccacactctaccactgagtgtgggtgagtgtgttttgttttaacagcTCCAATATGTCTTTGCATGGGCTTGAATAAGGGGCAGAAGGAGAGTTCTGAAGGGTTAGTTTCCAAAACAATAGGTTCTGGAGCTCAAGTCTGCCTAGAAGTCATCACCTTCACCTGGAAATGCCATGCCATTTCCAGCCAAACCTGTGAATATTAGCAGTGGGTGTCTCAatgaggagaaaaacacacattctACAGAGGCTCAGTGGACTTTTCTTTAACATTAGCATTTAAAATATTCCAGGTCTGAACTCAAGCATGGAAATAGATCCTGGGGTTAAGCCCCGGCAGCTCCCGGATGAAATCAAGTGCCGTGTATGTTTAAAGAGAGTGCCTGGGGCAGAGCAGACTGCTTCGGAAGTAGgcgagaagagaaaagtcttaagcTTGAAGCTAGTAATTTTGTAACATTCCTTGAAAATAGATGGATATTTATGGAAACTGCTTATCTATTGCCAACAGGATACTGGGGAAATAGCTTAAACTGATGTCAGCTGCCCTTTGCTCCCCTTTTTTCGAACTCGATGTATACCctgcgctttaaaaaaaaaaaggcagcaaaaTTCTGTGCTGTGATAACATTTTGCATAATCTATTCTGCTTTGCTAAGAGCTCTGCAGGACACCAGCTCCAGTGCCTGATCCCTAggaaacctattattattattattattatttatttatatagcaccatcaatgtacatggtgctgtacagagtaaaacagtaaatagcaagactctgccgcataggcttacaatctaataaaatcatagtaaaacaataaggaggggaagagaatgccaacaggtacagggaagggtaagcaggcacagggtagggaaaaactaacagtagaaagtaacagtagaagtctgcacaacatcaagttttaaaagctttaggaaaaagaaaagtttttagttgagctttaaaagctgtggttgaacttgtagttctcaaatgttctggaagagcgttccaggcgtaaggggcagcagacgaaaatggacgaagccgagcaagggaagtagaggcccttgggcaggcgagaaacatggcatcagaggagcgaagagcacgagcggggcaatagtgtgagatgagagaggagagataggaaggagctagaccgtgaaaagctttgaaggttaacaggagaagtttatattggattctgaagtgaattggaagccaatgaagagatttcagaagcggagtaacatggtcggagcggcgtgctaagaagatgatctttgcggcagagtggtgaacagaaaccaacgggctgatgtgagaagaaggaaggccagagagaagaaggttgcagtagtccaaccgtgaaataaccagtgcatgaacaagcgtcttggcagaagagacagacaaaaatgatcgaatcctggcaatattatacaggaaaaatcgacaagatttagctactgcctcaatatgaggaataaaggagagcgaggagtcgaagataaagccaaggctacgagcttccttgaccggagtaagcgtaacatcattgacagtaagagagaatgagagatgaggagaaggtttaggaggaaaaacaagcaattcagtctttgccatgttaagcttcaagcgacgatgaagcagccaagctgagatatctgaaagacatgccgagatacgatcgtgaacatcaggagaaagttccggagatgacagatatagttgtgtatcatcggcgtacagatgatattggagaccatgagattgaataagcttgcccaagggcaacatgtataaggaaaacaacaacgggccaagcaccgagccttgcggaacccctactgaaagggaacccctactgaaaccTGTCCATCTTTGCCTGCCTGAAGTTTCACCAGTCATTGCTCACTCGCCATCACGCCTATTTAGTAGTAGCCATAATGACTAGAAACTTGCCTGAGATTCCTAGGATGCTAAACCTGTTACAAATTCTTCCTTGCATGGAATCTTAGAACATGCACAAAGGCCAGATTTCATAAATGCACCAAcattgcaaattattattttcattgttgttattattaattatgtttatcatagaattatagaatagcagagttgaaaggggcctataaggccatcgagtccaatcccctgctcagtgcagaaatccgccttaaagcatccctgacagatggttgtccagctgcctcttgaatgtctctagtgtgggagagcccacaacctccctaggtaactggttccattgtcgtactgctctaacagtcaggaagtttttcctgatgtccagctggaatctgtgttcctgtaacttgatcccgttattccgtgttctgcactctgggaggatcgagaagagatcctggccctcctctgtgtgacaacctttcaagtatttggagagtgctatcatgtctcccctccgtcttctcttctccaggctaaacctgcccagttctttcagtctctcttcatagggctttgtttccagacccctgatcatcctggctgccctcctctgaacacgctccagcttgtctgcgtccttcttgaagtgtggagcccagaactggaagtgtggagccccatagctgaagctctctgggcggtttacaaaaattaaaacagtgaacattaaaaacaaatatacaaaatttaaaaccacaaaaaacataaaaacagacaatatccatttaaaacaactattctgaggtcagttaaaaaaaaactcagcatatgctgttaaatgcctgagagaaaattATCTTTGTTTTCACAATCCCAACAGGTGGTGTCCAAGAAATACCGTGGCTTCACCATCCCTGAGGAATTCCGTGGCATCCACCGCTATCTCAAGAACGCTTACGCCCGCGAGGAATTTGCCAGCACTTGCCCGGACGATGAAGAGATCGAATTAGCTTATGAGCTGGTTGCCAAAGCTTTGAAATAACAAACTTGAGAGTGGGAAAA
This window of the Elgaria multicarinata webbii isolate HBS135686 ecotype San Diego chromosome 3, rElgMul1.1.pri, whole genome shotgun sequence genome carries:
- the CLIC1 gene encoding chloride intracellular channel protein 1, with the translated sequence MAEEQPQVELFVKAGSDGAKIGNCPFSQRLFMVLWLKGVTFNVTTVDTKRRTETVQKLCPGGQLPFLMYGTEVHTDTNKIEEFLEEVLSPPKYPKLAARNPESNTAGLDVFAKFSAYIKNSIPASNTHFETGLLKALKVLDIYLITPLPEEVDENSAEDEGQSNRKFLDGDELTLADCNLLPKLHIVKVVSKKYRGFTIPEEFRGIHRYLKNAYAREEFASTCPDDEEIELAYELVAKALK